ATGGGAAGGACCAGTCTTCCACCCTGGCTGTCAGGCACGCTGCTGCGGATGTGGGGTGGGTGACTCATCGCCGTCCTTTTCGCCGGCACCAACCCCAACTTGAGAGCAGATCGCTTCAGCGGCCAGAGTCTATTGCGCTGCGTAGCCGTTGTCACGGCGCTGTAGCTTGTGCCGAGACGCCGCTGCTTGCTGGCCGTGGCACAGTAGGGGGGTTGGCCACATTGCAGGAGGAGGGTAGCAGCGGCTGAATGGATGAACTCTTAAAGCTTGACTCGCTGTCTCATAATTTTGAATTGCACATAACAGAGGCGCGGCATATTACACAATTGGTACAGATGAATTACAAGTCTGGGTTCGGATAAAAGCAGCTCCGAACTTTGAAAGAGGAATGGAACTCCACGTAACATAGTAGGGGATCATTTGAAACAGCCACGAATCCATCCTTTCAAGACCGGCAGCATCTCGAAGCAGCAGCATCGGCTCCTTTAAGACCTACTCTTGAACGGGATCGCCCTGATGATCACCTGGTGGTAGATGGCAGCCAGCGCAGCGCCGATGAAGGGGCCGACCCAGAAGATCCACTGCCAAGGCACAAATCGGTGAGAGGGTCAGCAATAGCATGCGAGGGAGACGTTTTTGCAGGTCCTTGTCATGGAAGGTAGCGGGTGGCTGCCACTACAACACTACAATAAAGCAGCATCACCCTTCGGATAAGGGCAGGCTTCCATAATCAAATCGAATTCCCTTTTATATTTTGTAATTACTGTCTAGTTTAGTTTTATTATATAAACTAAGTAGGCTTTATTTCACTATTTAAATTTAGACTTTTCATACTACTGTTAACAGTGAGCTAAACAattttttttttttgctaaaGCAGTGAAACTAGTTAACAACACGAAGGTAGAAGAAAGTTGTTTTCCACTCACGTGGTCAGCCCACGCATGGTGCTGGTTGTAAATTACGGCGGCGCCAAGGCTCCGCGCGGGGTTGATGCCGGTGCCGGTGATAGGGATGGTGGCCAGGTGGACGAGGAACACGGCAAACCCGATTGGAAGAGGGGCGAGGATCTGTTCATTCGTCCACAAAGAAACCATCGATAAGTCGAGCTTGCACGGACGGACGAGGCGAATAAGCAGGAAGGCAAGGCTGATACTGTACTCACCGGCACATGGGAGTCCCTGGCGTTCCTCTTGGCGTCGGTGGCGGAGAAGACGGTGTAGACGAGGATGAAGGTGCCGACGATCTCGGCGCCTAGGCCGTCGCCCTTGGTGTAGCCGGGCGCCACGACGTTGGCGCCGCCGCCGTTGCCCATGTACAGCCCCTGCTGGAACCCCTTGACGACGCCCGCGCCGCAGATGGCGCCCAGGCACTGCATGATGATGTAAAACACCGCCCTGGTGAGGGACAACTTCCTCGCCAGGAACAGCCCGAAGGTCACCGCCGGGTTGATGTGCCCGCCTGCAGTTgcgagaagagagagagagagagagagagagagagagagagagagagagagagagagagagagaaacatcAGCAAACCAGTTTGCACAAACGACGAGGCAAGGcaagcagaggaagaaagaaacagAGGACGAAGCCAAAgaggcggccgggcgggcggcgtgTACGGTACCGGAGATGCCGGCGGTGCAGTAGACGAGGGCGAAGATCATGCCGCCGAAGGACCAGGCGATGCCCTGGATGCCGACGGTGGCGCACTTGGAGGTGGACTTGGAGACGCCCATGACGGTGAGGATGGAGATGTAGAGGAAGAGGAAGGTGGCGACGAACTCGGCGATGCCGGCGCGGTAGAAGGACCAGGACTTGAGCTCCCCGGGCTCGAAGAGCGGCGCCGGCGGGGGCTCCTTGTAGTCCTTGTCGTCCGTGCCCTGCGCCGCCGTGCCGATGGGCTGGCGCTCCGAGAACTTGTTGGCGCCCAGGCGGACGTCCTCCTCCTTCCCCTCCATGCCTGCGCTGTTACCTTCTTGCAGCAGACGAGCCTAGCTAGAGCTAGAAGAAGCTAGTTAATTGGTCTGGTGCTTGTGAGGACTGCGTCGCAGCGGGAGTGAAGAGTCTTATAGCGGGCAGGGCAGGCAGCCACGGTGGCGAGGAGGTGGTTCTGGAAGGAGTGGGAGCAACGGGTGAGGTGTGGTGACGAGGACGGCGGCGGTGAGGGGGACAGTGACAGCCTGACGGAGGGAGGAGGAGCGGGATGGTTGTTGGCTTGTTGCCTTGCTGCAGCCTGCATGCATTGCTGCTGGCCTCATATCTGATTTGTTTTTTTTTAACACGTACCGGCGTGGAAGATAATTCAGAAATACTGCTCCTGCTCAGAAAATGCGAAATTGTCAATGGAGGTAGCAATCATACAGCCAGGATTACGCAGCACGGGCAAGACTCTAATAATCTCGGTATAAACGATCTATTTATATTACTATTAATTTATTATGGCGTCGACACGCAGTGAGTTTTGTGTTTTGGAAAGTAATTATTTGGCACAAGAGATTTAGCTAGATTGTTTTTATTTATCAAAAAATAGAAATACACGAAACCTTACGTATATCACAAGTTCACGAAAAGGGCACCCCTGCCGGGTTCGTTCGTTTGTTCAGTCGTCTGATTCCCGTTCTTTTTGTCACAGGCTcgcccgaattttttgtattttagcccctaaacagaagtaaaatcacgattagacctaaaaaaattttaaatgcagttttggacccttagctcggcgccatagcctgtggcgccgagctaacacagctcggcgccatcggctatggcgccgagcttcaTGACGTGGCAGCCCGCGTGGcacacctagctcggcgccacagatcttggcgccgagctaggaaacTTAACCGAAACCCCCTTTCCTCTTCGTTTCTTCTCTGTTTCGCTCGCCGCTTTCGTTTCCTACGCCCGCCGCCGCTCATACCGCCGCCGTCGCCGAGCTCGCCGCcagcccgccgccgccgagctcGCCGCCCGCCCGCAGCCTGCCGAGCGCGCCCGCCGAGCGCGCCGCCCGCCCGCAGCCCGCCAAGCTCGCCCGCCGAGCTCGCCCGCCTCTCCGCCCACCGCTCGCTCGACtccggccgccgcctgctctcctCCGCCTGCCGCTCTCCCTCCGGCCTTCCAGCTCACAAGGTAATAATTTTTTATAATTATTACTTAATATTTTTGTATTTAGTTGGTATTACTTAGTTATTTAGTGTTTAGTTGTTCGTTAGTGGTTAGTTAGTATTTAGCTTTTAGCATTTTAGGGTTTAGTGTTTAGGGTTAGTGGTTACATTAGTGTTTAGCATTTAGTTAGTATTTATTTAGTTTAGTATTTAGTATACTAGCTAGCCATTTACTTGTAAATATATTTAGTCCTTTTATATGTTAGTTAACGTGTTGTTCTTTCAGTCCTTTTATATTTAGTCCTATTTACTTGTAAATTTTTTTATTGTTTAGTAAATTGTTAGCTCTTGTTCGTGTTTAGTAAATTGTTagcatattgttagtgtttagtaaattcttagtgTTTATATAGTTATCATTTTGTTTAGCGCATTGGTATTacatgttttctgtgttggcaaccatcgtgttgtcgctTATTCGCATgttctataaacatcactttacaggggaggtgctgccaaattttttactgacaataggtttttttgtacgtaggtgttcgtccgacttgaccttctccacctttAGCTGGACTCGTACGCGTTCTAAGGTATACAAtgttttcgtacattatttatagattatgtaatttcgtttgatgtgtttatttaatatttactatatagttattagttaatatatatttattacttagaaagttagtaggcttaagtatatagccattattgagttagtaatccatttttgtaatagatggacagcctagtaacactataccatggaggaagggtggagatagatgcttatgggagtgttacttttgatggtatgaagatcgtaaccatgttgttcgttgaaagaccaacttttgaccagcttttggctcgagcttgtgaggagattcgttgcgacataaacgaccctcgaatatcaattcagggtttgttgtcccatattacatatggaacagttgtccgacggttgatctccattacctcagaagatgattgggtgatatatttaagaattgtgaagacgatggttccaccatgtttggatgtggttgttcaaaagttacctgttagtcattgcggaggtccagtcgggttgtctccacacatgccaaatgcatctcgtattgaagctcctttggtagagcttcatgaagaagtcgttgttgtgcccgatgctcaatcgggtccgcacgagtatgggatttctcgtcctattcccggcgtttgtggggcttctaatgcgtttgtacccccccaagagatcccattgacccaggatccagttcacgatcatcctagtaagtgtcttcgacacattgttcgtatccatcattatttcgtttgattagactttttaatgtggtttt
This portion of the Zea mays cultivar B73 chromosome 2, Zm-B73-REFERENCE-NAM-5.0, whole genome shotgun sequence genome encodes:
- the LOC542434 gene encoding aquaporin PIP1-1 translates to MEGKEEDVRLGANKFSERQPIGTAAQGTDDKDYKEPPPAPLFEPGELKSWSFYRAGIAEFVATFLFLYISILTVMGVSKSTSKCATVGIQGIAWSFGGMIFALVYCTAGISGGHINPAVTFGLFLARKLSLTRAVFYIIMQCLGAICGAGVVKGFQQGLYMGNGGGANVVAPGYTKGDGLGAEIVGTFILVYTVFSATDAKRNARDSHVPILAPLPIGFAVFLVHLATIPITGTGINPARSLGAAVIYNQHHAWADHWIFWVGPFIGAALAAIYHQVIIRAIPFKSRS